TGAGCGGACCCAGCCTGTCGACGTGGGTATTGGTGTGGCCCTCGCCGATCGATGGATTGGCGAACGTCGCGCCGGTCAGATCGACCTGATGCCCGTCGATGGTCAGCGAGTCGATCGCCGTGATGTACTTGGATTGCGGGTGCGGGTTGTACAGCTCGAAGCTCACCGATCCGTTACGGATCCGGCCCGAGTCCTCGACGACCTCCAGATCGCCCGCCTGCAAGCGCTCCACGAGCTCCCGGAGCATCATCCAGCTGTCGGCCCTCTCGCCCTTCGAGAACCCCTCGATGAGCCGGGCAAGACGCCCGACGGCGTGGTCCGACATGGTCCTGCCCCACTCCCGGCTGGCGGTGAAGCGGGGGTTGGCGGCGTAGATGCCGACATGTTCGGCCTCCGGATCGTCCTCGAGGGTGGCGAGGTCGACGGTGTCGGGATGGAACTCCATCAGGTAGGAGGTCTCCACCTTGGCGCCGTGGTCGTGGATGTCGCCCTCCATGCCGGCGTTGAGCTCGTTCCACACCGTGGTGAGGGCGTTCACGTCCGGGAACTCGTCCATCAGCCGGTCGGTCTCCTTCCGGAGCACGTGGAGATGGTCGAGGGCCCCGTGCCC
This DNA window, taken from bacterium, encodes the following:
- a CDS encoding creatininase family protein, which codes for MADPSLDPTAYEFVRPARMREVLEEAPIAFLPVGCVEYHGPHLPLGVDMLTADNLCHRTAAVTGGVVLPPLWLASGVLPLPHGIVVDVSVLRAVVRPILRQLAEGGFKVIVVFSGHGALDHLHVLRKETDRLMDEFPDVNALTTVWNELNAGMEGDIHDHGAKVETSYLMEFHPDTVDLATLEDDPEAEHVGIYAANPRFTASREWGRTMSDHAVGRLARLIEGFSKGERADSWMMLRELVERLQAGDLEVVEDSGRIRNGSVSFELYNPHPQSKYITAIDSLTIDGHQVDLTGATFANPSIGEGHTNTHVDRLGPLTGFYIRRDQRMVITLPHARAGSGNHEVEARFVLADVMEIGARGSLRA